Part of the Oncorhynchus kisutch isolate 150728-3 linkage group LG2, Okis_V2, whole genome shotgun sequence genome, cccctttttttctactgtgttattgacttgttaattgttttctccatgtgtaactctgtgttgtctgttcacactgctatgctttatcttggccaggtcgcagttgcaaatgagaacttgttctcaactagcctacctggttaaataaaggtgaaataaaaaattttaATAAAAAATGTCTGAATAAATAAGCATTCTTTACATGAAAACAACTGTACTTATAACCAACTGAAAATAAACATATGACACACTAAACCGATTAAGTGGCATTGGTTTGTCACCATAAAAACAAATGTCATTTTAGTTCTGTTTGTGACCTCCATAGATGTCAGTAAGTCTGTCCCCACATGAGCCATAATGGAGTCTGAAGTTATCAGCAAAGCCAAGCAGAGCCATGCAGCCACAAGGCTTCAGGACCCGGCCTGCCTCCAAGAGGAACCGCTGCTGGTCAAACCAATGGGCCGCTGAGGCTGCAGTCAGTAGGTCCCCAGAAGCATCCGGAAACGGCAGCTCCTCAGCTGTCCCTTTCCTGTATAGTAAGTATTAAGACACAGCACCAAACAATTTATGTAGAAATCCTCAAATAACATTTAACTAGGGGCCTATTGAAAGTGGGAAGCTACTGCTGACCTTTGTCCTGAGTGTAATTGACCGTCTCTGCAGATTGTCATCACTGTTATCTTTAAACAACATGCACATTGGTTTTACTATCCAGGTGTGGACAACATCTCTTATTCCcgttcaaaatcctattttcccgaACGCCTAACCTTAAGCCAAACCCCTAACTTAACCTAAAtctacccctaactcctaacccttacccaaaaCCTagcccctaagcctaaaataggaTCGGCAAAATATCCCCACTTtcattgttttactatccttgtgaggacttttgGACCTCAACAGGATAGTAAAGTTAGACCCCACACGTTCAAACACCTGTAGGTGATGTTGAACCCTGCCACTGCCCTGGCCTCCAGTTGGCACTCGCTAATGTCGATGCCCACCACTTCCTGGAAGTGTGGGGCCAGCAGGTGTGAGTTCTGCCCCGTCCCAAAGCTAGGGCATGAGGCTGGACTTTCTGAAGAGAGGGGACCAGTGAGACACTATATAACTAGCCTTCACTAAAGGGGAGTGATAGCTATTgataatgtaaatgtgatgttcaagacagatattatatatattttacactCTGGTCTTTGCTCTATAGGTATGACACATTGCATGCTGAATTTCAAGCATACGATAATAACGTAACATAATGGATGACAGTTTAGTAAC contains:
- the LOC109904352 gene encoding LOW QUALITY PROTEIN: putative methyltransferase DDB_G0268948 (The sequence of the model RefSeq protein was modified relative to this genomic sequence to represent the inferred CDS: inserted 1 base in 1 codon), with the translated sequence MTYRLFEEKHHASIYQRYRFVPPEEIREIILHYLERKKVQPHALAXGTGQNSHLLAPHFQEVVGIDISECQLEARAVAGFNITYRKGTAEELPFPDASGDLLTAASAAHWFDQQRFLLEAGRVLKPCGCMALLGFADNFRLHYGSCGDRLTDIYGGHKQN